The Marinilongibacter aquaticus genome has a window encoding:
- a CDS encoding SusC/RagA family TonB-linked outer membrane protein produces MLFLCMSVALAQAIQGTVSDASGMQIPGVNVTQKGTTNGVVTDASGHYQISVSEPKAMLVFSFVGYKTKEVQVGNNGQLDVQLEENNAMLDEVMVIGYGEQKKVNVIGSISQISNKEIANRPVTQLSQAITGQMPGVTVIQRSGQPGVGQGEIRVRGVGSFGASPNALVLIDGIPGTLNEVNPYDIKSISVLKDASSAAIYGARSANGVILITTNSGAEEKLKINYTGYVGTNTPTFLPKYANSWEYAELYNEANGTNSFTQEEIDKYKSQSDPDNYPNTQFLEDLMAKNGFQQGHNLTLNGGNQKQKYFISGGYLNQNGIIPKNNYDRYNLRANLINELGKQFTLTTRLYGSIENRNEPQVTANKGSRSSTGDRSSFVPNNSTMLNQLVQNAVRYPAIFLGQASNGDFGIGPESGGTPVAWINSDSYLTNNTTKAGVNMKLDYKPLKGLTLSAIGGYNFGFDNMKSFLASQKLNNNVSNAQSFLEQISNKFIYRTAQFTANYNRNIGVSNLDVLLGYAFENQKNDYFSGYRQNFASNDYTVIDLGSADNQQVNGFNEEWAIESVFGRVQYSWNERYLLESTVRYDGSSRFPKSQKYAIFPSAALGWRISEEEFLRDVKFLSNLKLKASWGILGNQNIGNYPYQTVLESGRNYSIGGGLATGAAYSTYRDAGIKWESTETKDIGFESSFFSGRLTFNTTYFDRTTRDILFKPSASVSSVLGVSISETNTGKAQNTGWEFELGYRGSARDFHYGITANMSIINNKVLTLGLGNANQPNGFVGNGSDLFIGYPMQMYYGYKTDGVFLSNDEVKDWADQSAVNPTSQTGDIRYVDISGPDGVPDGKVDANYDRTYLGSRIPHYTYGANLNASFKGFDLSVLLQGVAGVKGMLNSYAGYAFYNLGNIQRWMMDGRFDPNDPTRYPSYPRLEVLTNSGSGNTLLSDFWVLNASYMRVKKLQLGYSFPEAWTKSIKADKIRLYTSIENLLTIKKFRPGWDPETVTGGAYYPLLRTYTVGVNLSF; encoded by the coding sequence ATGCTCTTTTTATGTATGTCGGTGGCCCTCGCCCAAGCGATACAGGGCACAGTTAGCGATGCGTCGGGAATGCAAATTCCCGGGGTGAACGTGACGCAAAAAGGGACTACCAATGGGGTGGTGACCGATGCTTCGGGACATTACCAGATTAGCGTGAGCGAGCCCAAGGCTATGCTTGTGTTTTCTTTTGTGGGATACAAAACCAAAGAGGTACAAGTGGGTAACAACGGGCAGCTGGATGTACAACTTGAAGAAAACAATGCCATGCTCGACGAAGTGATGGTCATTGGGTATGGAGAGCAGAAGAAGGTAAATGTCATCGGTTCGATTTCTCAGATTTCGAATAAAGAGATTGCCAACAGGCCAGTGACCCAGCTTTCACAAGCCATTACGGGACAAATGCCCGGGGTTACGGTCATTCAAAGAAGTGGCCAACCAGGGGTAGGCCAGGGCGAAATCCGCGTTCGGGGTGTAGGTTCTTTTGGGGCCTCGCCCAATGCTCTGGTTTTGATCGATGGGATTCCCGGCACGCTCAATGAAGTGAACCCATACGATATCAAGTCGATTTCGGTACTGAAAGATGCGTCTTCGGCAGCTATTTATGGAGCCCGTTCGGCCAATGGGGTGATTTTGATCACAACGAACAGCGGAGCGGAAGAAAAACTCAAAATCAATTATACGGGATATGTGGGCACAAATACACCGACGTTCCTTCCGAAATATGCAAACTCTTGGGAGTATGCCGAATTGTACAATGAAGCAAATGGGACAAACAGCTTTACGCAAGAAGAGATAGACAAGTACAAATCGCAAAGTGATCCCGATAATTATCCGAATACGCAATTTTTGGAAGATTTGATGGCCAAGAATGGGTTTCAGCAAGGGCACAACCTCACGTTGAACGGGGGCAATCAAAAGCAGAAATATTTTATTTCGGGGGGATATTTGAACCAAAATGGGATTATCCCAAAAAACAACTACGATAGGTATAACCTCCGAGCGAACTTGATCAATGAATTGGGCAAGCAATTTACTCTTACCACTCGACTTTACGGTTCGATTGAAAACCGCAACGAACCGCAGGTGACGGCCAACAAGGGCAGTCGCTCATCGACGGGAGATCGCTCTTCTTTCGTGCCCAACAACAGTACTATGTTGAATCAGCTGGTGCAAAATGCGGTGCGTTATCCGGCCATTTTTCTTGGGCAAGCATCGAACGGAGATTTTGGAATTGGCCCAGAAAGTGGGGGCACGCCCGTGGCTTGGATCAATTCAGATTCTTACCTGACAAACAACACCACCAAGGCCGGTGTGAATATGAAGTTGGACTACAAGCCCCTCAAAGGGTTAACCTTGTCGGCCATTGGCGGCTATAATTTTGGTTTCGATAATATGAAGTCCTTTTTGGCTTCGCAGAAGTTGAACAACAACGTGAGCAATGCCCAGAGCTTTTTGGAGCAAATAAGCAACAAGTTCATTTATCGTACCGCACAATTTACGGCTAATTATAACCGAAACATTGGTGTAAGCAATCTGGATGTACTCTTAGGCTATGCTTTCGAGAACCAAAAGAACGATTATTTCAGCGGCTATCGTCAAAACTTCGCGAGCAACGATTATACTGTAATCGATTTGGGTAGTGCAGACAACCAGCAAGTGAATGGTTTCAATGAAGAGTGGGCGATAGAATCGGTCTTTGGTCGTGTACAATACAGCTGGAACGAACGCTATCTATTGGAATCAACTGTGCGTTACGATGGGTCTTCTCGTTTTCCGAAATCGCAGAAATATGCGATTTTTCCTTCTGCGGCATTGGGCTGGCGTATTTCTGAAGAAGAGTTTTTGCGGGATGTCAAGTTCTTGAGCAATTTGAAACTGAAGGCTTCTTGGGGGATTCTCGGTAACCAAAACATCGGAAACTATCCATACCAAACGGTGTTGGAGTCTGGCCGAAATTATTCAATCGGCGGGGGCTTGGCCACTGGAGCGGCATATTCGACCTACCGCGATGCTGGCATTAAATGGGAGTCGACAGAGACCAAGGACATTGGTTTCGAATCCTCTTTTTTCAGCGGGCGTTTGACTTTCAATACCACTTATTTCGATCGCACAACCCGCGACATTCTTTTCAAACCTTCGGCCAGCGTGTCTTCGGTACTGGGTGTGAGCATCAGCGAAACCAATACAGGGAAAGCTCAAAACACGGGCTGGGAGTTTGAGCTGGGCTACCGTGGAAGTGCACGCGATTTTCATTACGGTATCACGGCCAATATGTCGATCATAAACAACAAGGTATTGACATTGGGACTTGGCAATGCCAACCAACCCAACGGTTTTGTGGGCAACGGGTCGGATTTGTTCATTGGTTATCCGATGCAAATGTATTATGGATATAAAACGGATGGTGTTTTCTTGTCGAATGATGAGGTGAAAGATTGGGCCGATCAATCGGCCGTGAACCCTACTTCGCAGACTGGAGATATTCGCTATGTGGATATAAGTGGCCCAGATGGTGTGCCCGATGGAAAAGTGGATGCCAATTACGACAGAACATATTTGGGCAGCCGGATTCCCCACTACACCTATGGAGCCAATTTGAATGCCAGCTTCAAAGGCTTCGATTTGTCTGTTTTGCTGCAAGGCGTGGCCGGAGTGAAAGGGATGCTGAATTCTTACGCGGGCTATGCATTTTATAATTTGGGCAATATCCAACGTTGGATGATGGATGGCCGTTTTGATCCGAATGACCCTACACGCTACCCTAGTTATCCCAGGTTGGAAGTGCTGACGAACAGCGGTTCGGGCAATACGCTGTTGTCCGATTTCTGGGTTTTGAATGCATCGTATATGCGTGTGAAGAAATTGCAATTGGGATACAGCTTTCCTGAGGCGTGGACGAAAAGCATAAAAGCCGACAAGATTAGGCTTTATACCAGTATTGAAAACCTATTGACGATCAAGAAGTTTCGTCCGGGATGGGATCCCGAAACTGTGACAGGAGGAGCGTACTATCCTCTGTTGAGAACATACACTGTTGGTGTCAACTTGAGCTTTTAA
- a CDS encoding alkaline phosphatase D family protein, with protein MNRRKALKTVALGALMPSFYAQARENHFKPSSFHFKSDWQNWPNMPWVGPEFWANRLQDWEIKEGKLLCNLTGPRRNVHFMPAFVDEKTQAFSVSTDLELLNTKLSDCCFGIEIGSKGPFEDYRSAAVFGKGLAIGINGNQELVIGNTPISKLSRPAKTLSLKIDAIKKNAEFLLSVALSDAATKRELVQIKDYPVKAEEMRGSISLLADHREKEIREIPSVAFQNFALQSETLNSNSERIYGPICFAQYTLHQGKLKLTAQLTPAADIPGTKVYLETKESGQWKTLQEGQIYPKARAVNFMVDNWTQTEAIPYRVVLQIPLHSGLVDYTYAGSIAQEPIDKNEIKTAVFSCNFHYGFPDNDVVENMEFLDPDIVLFLGDQFYEGTGGFGVDYHGTLEKTSLDYLRKWYMFGWSYRSLFQHRPCAIIPDDHDVYHGNVWGEAGKAADTSKKLVYEVQDSGGYKMSPDWLNMIQFTQTSHLPDAFDPRPVKRGIGVYYTEWKYGGISFAILEDRKFKSAPKHVLPEEAQVQNGWILNQDFDIKKYRDIDANLLGKRQEYFLDQWASNWGPHDEFKVVLSQTNFSTVATLPESAVNDQVVPTLHIPEKGEYVLGDKPTADMDSNGWPQKKRDLALEKIRKAFAFHIAGDQHVASFIHYGIDEFNDSGFAFAGPALNNIFPRRFWPPIDSSKHTVENPAYTGKHFDGFGNRMEVLAVGNPYNTKVEPAILHNRATGYGLVTFDKNNRKIKTECWSRLHKPKINRNDQMPGWPITIAQEDNYAKEALAFLPTIKVENCKKPVFSIYNDKSDLIYSVRAKENQFRPKVFENGEYEVKILNPANGESCILKGIKLAKNANDSLLAKLR; from the coding sequence ATGAATCGCCGGAAAGCCCTGAAAACCGTCGCATTGGGAGCCTTGATGCCAAGCTTCTATGCCCAAGCCCGAGAAAATCACTTTAAGCCCTCTTCTTTTCATTTCAAAAGCGATTGGCAAAACTGGCCAAACATGCCCTGGGTAGGTCCTGAATTTTGGGCCAACCGTCTTCAAGATTGGGAAATTAAAGAGGGCAAATTGCTGTGCAACCTGACCGGCCCAAGGCGAAACGTACACTTCATGCCCGCGTTTGTCGATGAAAAAACGCAAGCGTTTTCAGTTTCTACCGATTTAGAGTTATTGAATACCAAACTCTCCGATTGTTGTTTTGGCATAGAGATTGGTTCAAAAGGCCCTTTTGAAGACTACCGCTCTGCGGCTGTATTTGGCAAGGGTTTGGCCATTGGTATAAATGGAAATCAAGAACTTGTTATTGGCAATACTCCGATAAGCAAGCTATCAAGGCCCGCGAAAACGCTTTCCTTAAAAATAGATGCCATTAAGAAGAATGCAGAATTCCTTCTTTCTGTTGCCCTTAGCGATGCGGCCACGAAACGCGAGCTCGTACAAATAAAGGACTATCCTGTAAAAGCCGAAGAAATGAGGGGAAGCATCTCTCTTTTGGCCGATCATCGGGAAAAAGAAATCCGAGAAATTCCCTCCGTCGCTTTTCAAAACTTTGCTCTCCAATCGGAGACTCTGAATTCAAATTCAGAAAGAATTTACGGGCCAATTTGCTTCGCACAATATACCTTGCACCAGGGCAAACTGAAGCTGACGGCCCAGCTGACTCCTGCAGCCGATATTCCCGGCACAAAAGTGTATTTGGAAACAAAAGAAAGCGGCCAATGGAAAACACTTCAAGAGGGCCAAATCTACCCCAAAGCGAGGGCTGTGAATTTCATGGTCGACAATTGGACACAAACGGAAGCCATTCCCTATCGTGTGGTTTTACAAATTCCATTGCATTCGGGATTGGTAGATTACACCTATGCGGGCAGCATAGCACAAGAGCCCATTGATAAAAACGAAATCAAGACTGCCGTTTTCAGTTGCAATTTCCATTACGGTTTTCCCGATAACGATGTGGTGGAAAACATGGAATTTCTCGACCCCGACATTGTCTTGTTTCTTGGCGACCAATTTTACGAAGGTACCGGAGGCTTTGGCGTAGACTACCACGGCACATTGGAAAAAACCAGCCTCGACTACCTCAGAAAGTGGTACATGTTCGGTTGGTCCTACCGCTCACTTTTTCAACACAGGCCTTGTGCAATCATTCCCGATGACCACGACGTGTATCATGGCAATGTTTGGGGCGAAGCCGGAAAAGCAGCCGACACTTCGAAAAAGCTTGTGTATGAAGTGCAGGATAGTGGCGGTTACAAAATGAGTCCCGATTGGCTCAACATGATTCAGTTTACACAAACAAGCCACCTTCCCGATGCCTTTGATCCACGACCTGTAAAGCGAGGAATTGGCGTGTACTACACCGAGTGGAAATACGGCGGCATCAGTTTCGCGATACTCGAAGACCGCAAGTTTAAATCGGCCCCAAAACATGTACTGCCCGAAGAAGCACAAGTACAAAACGGCTGGATATTGAACCAAGATTTTGATATCAAAAAGTACCGTGATATCGACGCCAACCTTCTGGGTAAAAGACAGGAATACTTTCTTGACCAATGGGCCAGCAATTGGGGACCGCACGACGAATTCAAAGTGGTGCTTTCGCAAACCAACTTCTCCACGGTAGCCACATTGCCCGAATCGGCCGTGAATGATCAAGTAGTGCCCACCCTGCACATTCCCGAAAAAGGAGAATACGTATTGGGCGACAAACCCACTGCCGACATGGACTCGAACGGATGGCCACAGAAAAAAAGAGATTTAGCATTGGAAAAAATAAGAAAGGCCTTCGCCTTCCACATTGCGGGCGATCAACATGTGGCCTCGTTCATTCACTACGGTATAGACGAATTCAACGACAGCGGCTTTGCCTTTGCGGGCCCAGCCCTCAACAATATTTTTCCGCGTCGTTTTTGGCCTCCAATAGACAGTTCGAAACATACTGTGGAAAATCCGGCTTATACAGGTAAGCATTTTGATGGGTTCGGAAACCGAATGGAGGTCTTGGCCGTGGGCAATCCGTACAATACAAAAGTGGAACCGGCCATCTTGCACAACAGAGCAACGGGCTATGGCTTGGTTACATTCGACAAAAACAACCGTAAAATAAAAACCGAATGCTGGTCTAGATTGCACAAACCCAAGATTAACCGAAACGACCAAATGCCTGGATGGCCCATTACTATCGCCCAAGAAGACAATTATGCCAAAGAGGCCTTGGCCTTTTTGCCTACCATAAAAGTGGAAAATTGCAAAAAGCCAGTTTTTTCTATTTATAATGATAAAAGCGATTTAATCTACAGTGTGCGAGCAAAAGAAAACCAATTCCGCCCAAAAGTCTTCGAAAATGGCGAATACGAGGTAAAAATCCTCAATCCCGCAAATGGCGAATCGTGCATACTCAAAGGGATAAAACTTGCGAAAAATGCGAACGATTCACTTTTGGCAAAACTTAGATAA
- a CDS encoding ThuA domain-containing protein, with the protein MRKYTLALVAFFACVSAAWAQSAGLRILVFTKTAGFHHTSIHEGIDGLRFLAARHSFQLDWQENASVFNDEALKRYDAVVFLSTTGDILNDEQQAAFERYIQSGHGWVGVHAAADTEYDWEWYTKMVGMMFKIHPRQQTAYLDILDDNFPGMTRFPKRMMWTDEWYQYQQPVLSNDLHYLIAVDESSYEPEAKWGDNEGKGMGKFHPMSWYHEYDGGRAFYTGLGHIGEIFKDPIYLDHLYGGIYWAATGKGIK; encoded by the coding sequence ATGAGAAAATATACTCTTGCCCTTGTGGCTTTTTTTGCTTGTGTTTCAGCGGCTTGGGCTCAATCGGCGGGCTTGAGAATTCTGGTATTTACCAAAACAGCGGGCTTTCATCATACCTCAATTCATGAAGGAATAGATGGTCTACGCTTTTTGGCTGCCCGTCATTCATTCCAATTGGATTGGCAGGAAAATGCGTCTGTGTTCAATGACGAGGCTTTGAAAAGATACGACGCAGTAGTGTTTTTGAGCACCACTGGCGACATTTTGAACGACGAGCAACAAGCTGCTTTTGAACGATACATTCAATCGGGCCACGGTTGGGTGGGCGTGCATGCTGCCGCCGATACAGAATACGACTGGGAGTGGTATACCAAAATGGTGGGGATGATGTTCAAAATTCACCCAAGACAACAAACGGCCTATTTGGATATATTGGATGACAACTTTCCGGGTATGACGCGTTTCCCGAAACGCATGATGTGGACCGACGAGTGGTATCAATACCAGCAACCCGTTCTTTCAAATGATTTGCATTATTTGATTGCCGTAGACGAAAGCTCCTATGAGCCGGAAGCAAAATGGGGCGACAACGAAGGCAAAGGAATGGGTAAATTTCACCCAATGTCTTGGTATCACGAATACGATGGAGGGCGTGCTTTCTACACCGGATTGGGCCATATCGGCGAAATTTTCAAAGATCCTATCTATTTGGATCACCTTTATGGCGGAATCTATTGGGCCGCAACCGGCAAAGGGATAAAATAA
- a CDS encoding ADP-ribosylglycohydrolase family protein, whose amino-acid sequence MRKLFILLLISTGFSSAQTKEFGNQIVGETGLTEAQLYDKILGSLVGSAIGDAMGAPTEMWSREAIAFDFGFVDRLDSMVREPSPEGTWKMNLPAGGTTDDTRWKALTYSFLAQQQSQNLKAKDWAKAILKKYEQAIEAYKTIDSLEPEPFEENALHVAWLQEWAKVARAYLSGDVDKFAKAQSKFYGGEMVCAGLLYSPALGVFFPGNPEQAYARAFDLSIFDIGYARDLTGLTAALTAQAMRPNLETDAFWAVLRNTDPQAYFNSRLVGRTSFRIFRLARQINAEAQKSENPLQKAFELLDQHQQDMPFHAGEIYLQTITAMLCSDLDFQKTMEFLVNYGRDNDTTAALAGGILGAYWGYDRLPKQARTQVVRVANTLLDLDLEDLAKALTRKVIQLEKAAKN is encoded by the coding sequence ATGCGTAAATTATTTATTCTGTTGCTTATATCCACAGGTTTTAGCTCGGCCCAAACAAAGGAATTCGGGAATCAAATTGTTGGAGAAACAGGCTTGACAGAAGCTCAATTGTACGACAAAATATTGGGCTCTTTGGTCGGTTCGGCCATCGGCGACGCCATGGGTGCTCCAACGGAAATGTGGAGCCGGGAAGCGATTGCTTTTGATTTTGGTTTTGTCGATCGACTCGATTCAATGGTTCGCGAGCCTTCACCAGAGGGAACGTGGAAAATGAATTTGCCCGCAGGGGGTACCACAGACGACACCCGTTGGAAAGCCCTGACCTACAGTTTTCTTGCTCAACAGCAGTCGCAAAACCTAAAAGCCAAAGATTGGGCAAAAGCAATTCTCAAAAAGTATGAGCAGGCGATAGAAGCCTATAAAACAATCGACTCTTTGGAACCCGAGCCCTTCGAGGAGAATGCATTGCACGTGGCATGGCTTCAAGAATGGGCAAAGGTGGCTCGGGCCTATCTATCGGGCGATGTCGATAAATTTGCCAAGGCTCAAAGCAAATTCTACGGCGGCGAGATGGTTTGTGCCGGATTGCTGTATTCGCCCGCTTTGGGGGTCTTTTTTCCTGGAAATCCTGAGCAGGCCTATGCAAGAGCTTTCGACCTTAGTATTTTTGATATTGGTTACGCCCGTGACCTTACAGGTTTGACCGCCGCCTTAACTGCACAAGCCATGCGGCCCAATTTGGAGACGGATGCGTTCTGGGCAGTGCTTCGCAATACCGATCCGCAGGCTTATTTCAACAGCAGACTGGTGGGGCGTACATCCTTTCGTATTTTTCGTTTGGCCAGGCAAATAAATGCCGAAGCCCAAAAGAGTGAAAACCCTTTGCAAAAGGCCTTCGAATTACTGGATCAACATCAACAAGATATGCCCTTTCATGCGGGCGAGATTTATTTGCAAACGATTACCGCCATGTTGTGCAGTGATTTGGATTTCCAGAAAACGATGGAATTTTTGGTAAACTATGGTCGCGACAACGACACGACAGCCGCTTTAGCCGGAGGAATTTTAGGAGCCTATTGGGGCTATGATCGCCTACCCAAGCAGGCCCGAACACAAGTTGTTCGTGTGGCGAACACGTTGCTCGATTTGGATTTGGAAGACTTGGCCAAAGCATTAACCCGAAAAGTAATTCAATTGGAGAAGGCTGCGAAGAATTGA
- a CDS encoding phosphotransferase: MIELDEKGCLAAFDYFKERGWLKEDEEVLLFEKAGEGNMNVVLRLKTRSRSVVIKQSRPYVEKYRQVPAPLERITVEHAFYEKTATLEYVKALSPRILDFDPTNYVLLMEDLGEGTDFLGLYQNPVITNETLDVLVDYALALHSAEVSDFPDNAAMKALNHEHIFVYPFLENNGFDLDSVQKGLQPMAMRYKQDKKLKAQLEILGKRYLNKGSVLLHGDFYPGSWIAFADEVKVIDPEFAFLGDAEFDLAVMCAHLKMAQMAKEQIQYVLNRYTEKRSLNKALFDQFVSVEVLRRIVGLAQLPLQLSLEEKEHLLDEAKNTLLNYA; the protein is encoded by the coding sequence GAGGTTTTGCTTTTTGAAAAGGCCGGTGAAGGGAATATGAATGTGGTGCTGCGGCTCAAAACCCGATCGCGGTCTGTGGTGATCAAGCAATCGCGGCCTTATGTAGAGAAATACAGACAGGTACCGGCACCTTTGGAAAGAATAACCGTAGAGCATGCCTTTTACGAGAAAACCGCCACTTTGGAATATGTGAAGGCATTGTCCCCGCGAATTCTGGATTTCGATCCCACGAATTATGTGCTCCTGATGGAAGATTTGGGCGAAGGGACCGATTTTCTTGGCCTATATCAAAATCCCGTAATCACAAACGAAACCTTGGATGTTTTGGTGGATTATGCTTTGGCTTTGCACTCGGCGGAGGTTAGCGATTTTCCGGATAATGCCGCCATGAAAGCCCTGAACCACGAGCACATTTTTGTGTACCCTTTTCTTGAAAACAATGGCTTTGATTTGGATTCGGTGCAAAAAGGGTTGCAGCCTATGGCCATGCGGTATAAACAAGACAAGAAGCTAAAGGCCCAATTGGAAATTTTAGGAAAAAGATACCTGAATAAGGGTTCGGTTTTGCTGCATGGAGATTTTTATCCGGGAAGCTGGATTGCTTTTGCTGATGAGGTAAAGGTAATCGATCCAGAATTTGCTTTTTTGGGAGATGCCGAATTCGATTTGGCCGTAATGTGTGCCCATTTGAAAATGGCTCAAATGGCTAAAGAACAAATACAGTATGTGTTGAACCGTTACACGGAAAAACGAAGTCTGAATAAAGCCTTGTTCGATCAGTTTGTATCGGTTGAGGTTTTAAGGAGAATTGTCGGTTTGGCACAATTGCCTCTTCAATTGTCTTTAGAAGAAAAGGAACATTTGCTCGATGAAGCCAAAAACACACTATTGAATTATGCGTAA